From Dreissena polymorpha isolate Duluth1 chromosome 15, UMN_Dpol_1.0, whole genome shotgun sequence, a single genomic window includes:
- the LOC127860325 gene encoding uncharacterized protein LOC127860325 isoform X1: MALDKITILKFVGLLVGLLAKFTTGSIFVFSAYQDAIKYNFNYTQTEVELLSSMLNVGLGVGFIPGMFYDRFGPALTSGVGIVLSVPIYLLIWSTVKFTEFYSSRAWLMSLYFLMAGFGSVFTYMVALNTNVINFSDRHTGKIIGLLNAFFAGSPSVFATVFYRFFTSGVSTDPANQDFAGFMLFFAVMFGVVNLLCVFLLRIYVIKDVTGDIQITYMKDSNGVVIDEITLAVNGRNEINKNSNGDISNQTENDSTPKTIRETLCNLDYHIFSWVFALASSVGLVYGNNITVTSKAVGFDYYNDKLLIIIPITNAIVSASIGVISDKIQKKIPRPTIVVIACISYVIAQALAVALADKLTVLVIATAFVGFSTGIMWSICPTIMKERFSVEHLGRNWGIAIMLAAVAAFVSQLVFGALYDARVTDANNCYGITCVQSGYGVSLSMAVLSLVLGILLITRRRCCHANRIS; encoded by the exons ATGGCTTTAGACAAAATTACAATACTCAAGTTTGTAGGACTTTTAGTCGGACTTTTGGCCAAATTTACGACGGGTTCGATTTTTGTATTTAGTGCATACCAGGATGCGatcaaatacaattttaactacACTCAAACTGAAG TGGAGTTGCTCTCCTCCATGCTGAATGTCGGCCTCGGTGTGGGCTTCATTCCGGGCATGTTCTACGACCGCTTTGGCCCGGCCTTGACCTCCGGCGTAGGCATCGTGCTCTCCGTGCCCATTTATCTGCTGATCTGGAGCACCGTCAAGTTCACCGAGTTCTACAGCAGCAGGGCGTGGCTCATGTCGCTGTACTTCTTGATGGCAG GCTTCGGTTCCGTGTTCACTTACATGGTCGCCCTGAACACGAACGTGATCAACTTCTCAGACCGGCACACGGGAAAGATCATCGGCCTTCTCAATGCCTTCTTCGCCGGAAGTCCCTCTGTGTTTGCTACCGTCTTCTACCGGTTCTTCACTTCCGGTGTCTCCACGGATCCCGCCAACCAGGACTTTGCAG GTTTCATGCTGTTCTTCGCCGTCATGTTTGGTGTTGTAAACCTGCTGTGCGTCTTCCTACTGCGCATCTACGTCATTAAGGACGTCACAGGCGACATCCAGATCACTTACATGAAAGACTCGAACGGCGTTGTTATCGATGAAATAACACTAGCGGTAAACGGAAGAAATGAGATAAACAAAAATTCAAATGGTGACATTTCAAATCAAACAGAAAATGACTCAACGCCGAAGACCATTCGTGAAACGCTCTGCAATCTCGATTATCACATATTTTCGTGGGTGTTTGCCTTAGCCTCAAGCGTGGGACTTGTGTACGGTAATAACATTACGGTCACTTCTAAAGCAGTCGGCTTCGACTACTACAACGACAAGCTCTTGATCATCATTCCAATAACGAACGCCATCGTCAGCGCGTCCATCGGAGTCATTTCCGACAAGATCCAGAAGAAAATTCCCCGGCCTACTATTGTGGTCATTGCGTGCATTTCTTACGTTATCGCCCAAGCGCTAGCGGTTGCATTGGCTGACAAACTTACCGTTTTGGTCATCGCCACGGCCTTCGTTGGATTCAGCACGGGAATAATGTGGAGCATATGTCCGACGATCATGAAAGAGAGGTTCTCGGTGGAACACCTCGGCCGCAACTGGGGCATTGCCATCATGCTGGCGGCTGTTGCCGCCTTTGTTTCTCAGCTCGTATTCGGAGCGCTATATGACGCAAGGGTGACAGACGCGAACAACTGCTACGGGATCACCTGCGTTCAGAGCGGATATGGCGTGTCGTTGTCAATGGCGGTCCTGTCTCTTGTGCTAGGAATCCTTTTGATCACTCGTCGACGGTGTTGCCATGCCAACCGGATCAGTTAA
- the LOC127860325 gene encoding uncharacterized protein LOC127860325 isoform X2 yields the protein MLNVGLGVGFIPGMFYDRFGPALTSGVGIVLSVPIYLLIWSTVKFTEFYSSRAWLMSLYFLMAGFGSVFTYMVALNTNVINFSDRHTGKIIGLLNAFFAGSPSVFATVFYRFFTSGVSTDPANQDFAGFMLFFAVMFGVVNLLCVFLLRIYVIKDVTGDIQITYMKDSNGVVIDEITLAVNGRNEINKNSNGDISNQTENDSTPKTIRETLCNLDYHIFSWVFALASSVGLVYGNNITVTSKAVGFDYYNDKLLIIIPITNAIVSASIGVISDKIQKKIPRPTIVVIACISYVIAQALAVALADKLTVLVIATAFVGFSTGIMWSICPTIMKERFSVEHLGRNWGIAIMLAAVAAFVSQLVFGALYDARVTDANNCYGITCVQSGYGVSLSMAVLSLVLGILLITRRRCCHANRIS from the exons ATGCTGAATGTCGGCCTCGGTGTGGGCTTCATTCCGGGCATGTTCTACGACCGCTTTGGCCCGGCCTTGACCTCCGGCGTAGGCATCGTGCTCTCCGTGCCCATTTATCTGCTGATCTGGAGCACCGTCAAGTTCACCGAGTTCTACAGCAGCAGGGCGTGGCTCATGTCGCTGTACTTCTTGATGGCAG GCTTCGGTTCCGTGTTCACTTACATGGTCGCCCTGAACACGAACGTGATCAACTTCTCAGACCGGCACACGGGAAAGATCATCGGCCTTCTCAATGCCTTCTTCGCCGGAAGTCCCTCTGTGTTTGCTACCGTCTTCTACCGGTTCTTCACTTCCGGTGTCTCCACGGATCCCGCCAACCAGGACTTTGCAG GTTTCATGCTGTTCTTCGCCGTCATGTTTGGTGTTGTAAACCTGCTGTGCGTCTTCCTACTGCGCATCTACGTCATTAAGGACGTCACAGGCGACATCCAGATCACTTACATGAAAGACTCGAACGGCGTTGTTATCGATGAAATAACACTAGCGGTAAACGGAAGAAATGAGATAAACAAAAATTCAAATGGTGACATTTCAAATCAAACAGAAAATGACTCAACGCCGAAGACCATTCGTGAAACGCTCTGCAATCTCGATTATCACATATTTTCGTGGGTGTTTGCCTTAGCCTCAAGCGTGGGACTTGTGTACGGTAATAACATTACGGTCACTTCTAAAGCAGTCGGCTTCGACTACTACAACGACAAGCTCTTGATCATCATTCCAATAACGAACGCCATCGTCAGCGCGTCCATCGGAGTCATTTCCGACAAGATCCAGAAGAAAATTCCCCGGCCTACTATTGTGGTCATTGCGTGCATTTCTTACGTTATCGCCCAAGCGCTAGCGGTTGCATTGGCTGACAAACTTACCGTTTTGGTCATCGCCACGGCCTTCGTTGGATTCAGCACGGGAATAATGTGGAGCATATGTCCGACGATCATGAAAGAGAGGTTCTCGGTGGAACACCTCGGCCGCAACTGGGGCATTGCCATCATGCTGGCGGCTGTTGCCGCCTTTGTTTCTCAGCTCGTATTCGGAGCGCTATATGACGCAAGGGTGACAGACGCGAACAACTGCTACGGGATCACCTGCGTTCAGAGCGGATATGGCGTGTCGTTGTCAATGGCGGTCCTGTCTCTTGTGCTAGGAATCCTTTTGATCACTCGTCGACGGTGTTGCCATGCCAACCGGATCAGTTAA
- the LOC127860621 gene encoding uncharacterized protein LOC127860621 has translation MYYTTSNMSRWLDANNNCTLASPGVTLLQTSAEVGVNLGNASLGLSNGTELWMGYVRQPVLLLHIGCLDVIENSNKLSVSHGAGNDVGLCLSLCGGSIQTVGVMADGCFCLGDLSGLNLNSSRCTDKCARPDGVLCGGHKSMSVYSIVPGELSKSIIEQPGAVYNVGDCVSFNGNTKEMLYSKCSIPLRAFCQVAEGQARVLTTASSFYLPWDRIAFECTKAGNQSLNYNTTLSIPTPSHIWTGMIRAVVVLDRLVSLSGKTEFGYLKMVNNTYKLMFDQVPSAVRRSLCVNESNVPSTVSITKSTSRKTTPAQTVTMTTKTPEPEPEAEPVTAKSSYMFLVYILVPLAVVVIIIFIVICAVRHRKRRLEIQKIEAELMNELASRDKNVDMSGFVISTLPRSEKKARKPQQTNGNAGYDHSGEGQPINGYGTSDSGYELTATVPLDNCYMTQLENADKGRDKVDSQRSSPENGRDREYAKIGKHAKGSPGTPLKNRNLGTGNGSYNVSSSDPLYDQVPV, from the exons ATGTACTACACGACGTCAAACATGAGCAGGTGGCTGGACGCTAACAACAACTGTACGCTGGCGTCGCCTGGCGTTACGCTACTCCAGACTTCGGCGGAAGTGGGCGTTAACCTGGGCAACGCAAGCCTAGGGTTGAGCAATGGAACAGAACTATGGATGGGGTACGTGCGACAACCGGTGTTGTTGCTCCACATAG GTTGCTTGGACGTGATCGAGAACAGCAACAAACTGTCGGTCTCGCATGGAGCGGGTAACGATGTAGGGCTGTGTCTGTCACTGTGTGGGGGCAGCATACAAACAGTCGGGGTCATG GCTGATGGGTGTTTTTGCCTCGGCGACCTCTCCGGACTCAATCTGAACAGCAGCCGCTGCACGGATAAATGTGCAAGACCGGATGGAGTCCTGTGCGGAGGCCACAAATCCATGTCTGTCTACAGCATAG TGCCCGGAGAGCTAAGCAAGTCGATCATAGAGCAACCTGGAGCAGTGTACAACGTGGGCGACTGCGTGTCCTTCAATGGCAACACAAAGGAGATGCTCTACTCGAAATGCAGCATCCCGCTGAGGGCTTTCTGCCAAGTGG CTGAAGGTCAAGCTAGGGTGCTCACCACGGCCTCCAGTTTCTATCTACCCTGGGATCGGATTGCTTTCGAGTGCACCAAGGCCGGCAATCAGTCGCTCAACTATAACACCACCTTGAGCATTCCGACTCCCAGTCATATCTGGACCGGAATGATCCGAGCTGTGGTGGTCCTGGACCGGCTTG TTTCCTTAAGTGGAAAGACAGAGTTTGGTTACTTGAAGATGGTCAACAACACTTACAAGCTCATGTTCGACCAGGTGCCGTCGGCCGTGCGTAGATCACTTTGTGTCAATG AGTCCAACGTTCCTAGCACAGTGTCAATAACGAAATCAACTTCACGGAAAACAACTCCTGCACAAACCGTCACCATGACGACGAAAACGCCGGAACCAGAACCAGAAGCGGAACCTGTCACGGCAAAATCTTCCTACATGT TTCTGGTGTATATCCTCGTGCCACTTGCGGTTGTtgttatcatcatcttcatcgtcatcTGCGCGGTCCGCCATCGAAAGAG gAGGCTAGAAATACAGAAGATTGAGGCTGAACTTATGAATGAATTGGCCAGTCGTGACAAAAACGTCGATATGAGCGGTTTTGTCATAAGTACCTTGCCAAGATCGGAGAAAAAAGCACGCAAACCCCAACAAACCAATGGAAACGCAGGTTACGATCACTCAGGTGAAGGCCAACCAATCAACGGCTACGGAACAAGTGACAGTGGCTATGAACTGACTGCAACGGTCCCATTGGATAATTGCTACATGACGCAGCTAGAAAACGCTGACAAAGGGCGCGATAAAGTGGACAGCCAGCGTTCGTCCCCAGAAAACGGACGAGACAGGGAGTATGCGAAGATTGGGAAGCATGCAAAAGGTAGCCCTGGTACACCGTTGAAGAATCGAAATCTGGGTACCGGAAATGGGAGTTACAATGTTTCGTCGAGTGATCCCCTGTATGACCAAGTACCCGTTTAA